The sequence below is a genomic window from Corvus moneduloides isolate bCorMon1 chromosome 24, bCorMon1.pri, whole genome shotgun sequence.
TGAGCTCTCCTCCCAGGCACACACAGAACTGAGACCGGAGGGCAAAATAAGTCGCAGTTAAACCCTGCTTGCCTGTTTGCACTGCCAGGTTTGCAGCCTACCCAGAGATCGTTTGTTAAAGCGTTTAAAAATAGGGAAAACCAAGCCTTGCTTCCACCCGGCGGCGGTGGAGCCTCCGTGTGCCCGCACCAAgatatgcatattttaaaagcttggcAGGAGAGGGCTCCAAACTACACAATTAAACGGATTTTACACACAACGCTCCCCGTACACACCAACCACTGCCAAACACCCTTTCCTTGTGCTACATCCCTGCAGGAGAGACCCCTTTGGAGCAATGACCCTGGCTGGCTCCTTCCACTCTGCCGGGGAAAGCACTTGTCTGCCCTTTGCCGCTGCTTAATTGCCCATAAACTGGGGATTAAAACCAAAAACGGCTCCTTTTGTCAAGGGATAGAACAGGAACAATTGCCTGGGAAGAAATTTAACCCTCCTGGAGGAAAGAGATATCTCCAGCCCTTGTCTGTGTCCACACGTGGGGTGGGATGGATACTGCTCCGCTCCGGCCACCCCAAGCACCCGAAGGGCATCTATTGTGCTGGAGAACAACAGAACCTTTTGAAGGAGTTCAGGcctgaaaacacacaaaaaagagggcaaaggagcaggagaaaaaggtGACGGTGTCAAAGTACCGAGTGGAGGGGCCAGGGTTGCGGCCGCTGCgtgtccctgcacccccagcaccaAGGACGTGTTTCAATGCGGCACCGAGGGCTGAAATAGGGGAACAAGTCCCAAAATacaggcagagggaaagggaaactgaTAGGGGGGCTGTGAAGCAGAAAACAGGAGGTACAAGGCTCTACGGCACCCAGTGCCCCTGGGTGGGGGCTGGAACAAGATGCTCTTTAAGGCTCTTTTCAACCCAAAGCTTTCTGAAATCAACTGAGGGCATCCgtgcaggcagctccagcctcccAGGGCTGCATCCCTGGGGTGGGAGCTGCCTCTTCCATCCTTGTTGCCATCCTTCAGTGTCCCTGTGTCTCTCAGGTGACAGGGATGAAGGACAAGGGACGGGGGTGTGGCAGGGAGGACGTGGAGACCACACGGGGATTGCCAAGCGCTGCGGGGACCCTGTGCTCgctctgggggtactgggagccgtcagccaggagctggaggtaATGCCCTTTCCTCCGTTTAATGGAATAAGCCGAGTCTAGGCAAGCCCTTTGCCTCGCAGACAGCAGCTCCACTAATGCTAATCCCCTAATGCTGCCCCTCTAAGCACATTAGGGACTGGCGACTCCAAGGCTCCTCTGTAACTCCCCAGTGGCTGCTGAGACACTGCCGTGTCCTGATGGGGCACAcggcaggagagcagagccactTAAGTAACAGCTGGCTGGGGAGAGCCCGGCGTTTCAGGGATCTCTCCAATTCCTGGCACAACATGTGCAGCAGCCAGTTCCAGAGAAGCCGTCAGACCACGGAACAGAAGGTGTTTATCAGAgtcactgaatggtttgggttggaacggatcttaaagaccatcccgttccagctcccagccatgGGACACCTTCCTCGAGAGCAGGTGGCTCAGGTGGCTCAGTTTCTCTCACTGAATGGTACCCATGagacagcagagagggaagatgcAGAGAAACAGGGCAGAACATCCAAAGGATATCACCAGTTCTCCACTTTCAATTTTTGGGGTGCATCTAAAAGACAGAGCATCAGTGAATTTGTGTTTTTCAGCGATATCGCTCAGtactgaaaagtatttttttgaacatcaaaaaggggaaaatttaGGTCAGATATATGGAAGAAAtcctcccctgtgagggtggggaggccctggcacagggtgcccagagaagctgtggctgcccctggatccctggcagagtccaaggccaggctggacggggcttggagcagcccggaacagtgggaggtgtccctgcccatggcaggggtggcactggatcGTCCTTAAGgtcttcccacccaaaccattctgggattctaccAGAGCAAAGCTGCCTTTTACCCTAGTGGATGAAGTGGTTTTCTTGTCACCTCTCCCATAAAGCATCCTTTGCTGTCAATAAAATCCCTTTGAAACTACTCTGCTCCTACAAAACCAGGCAGGGAGGagtcaggaaaacaaaccaacaacctGCAAGGCCTCTGCTTATTTAAGATgacagagaaactgaaaattgtTCCTGTGCCATTTCCAGGAGAACATGTGGTTTCCGTACCCTGTGCAGCTGCCACGGGGAAAACACCAACCCAGAACTCATCTGCAACTCTCCTGACTGAGATGTTTCCACTGCTCTTAAACTCAAACCTTCCTTTTAGGAATAGGTGTGTGGGAAAGCTTTAACaacaataaaatttaataaCAATAAAAGAGAATAACAATAAAAAGTGAGAGCTCATAGGCAGAAATGACATTTTAGCCCACTGGCAGCCTGGGGAAAAGCCGCACTGAGATGTTCCCAGTTATCCTAGACAAGGAATCCCAGTGACCCTGGACAAGGGATCTCAGGTTTGTACCTTCCCATGATGTTCCAGAGCATCTCCCTGATAAAGATCATCTCTTGGACCCTCAGCTGATGAAACCTCTGGTAGCTCCTATAAAAccatcccaccccagcagccAAGGAGAGGCTCTGATGTTTTTCTTGGGTTTATTGACTGTGGCTAAGGGAGAGTGCTACAAACCATCCAGATCCTTCTAAGTCTGGGAAAAATCCCAGCTAAACTCCGATTTTGGCATGGCTGGCATCTCTCAGGACAAGCCCCCTCTCCACAGCCTTGGGAAAGGTGTGACTTGCAGAGGCTGGGGCCAAATCTCTCTTTGCTGTAGGTATTTAACAGCATCCCTGTTCCGTGTGCTACCTCGGAGGAATTTGGCTTTTCTTAACCCAAAATCCAGCAAAAttgagcagagctggagccaaAGCTCTCAAGGCCAAGCTGCCTTTGGCCTTCACCAATGGCAGGGGCTGGATGGGAGCACTAAACCACGGAAATCACCTTTTTAGCACAGAAGTGAAGCAATCCAGctgcacagaagcagcagggTTTTCCTCCTCCCACAGCACTAAAAAGCAAATTCAATCAGAGGAGCTACAGGATTTGATCCCACTTTATCTAACGTGTATAAAAATACCCGAGAACGGCAGGATAAGCTGGAGAATAAAAGTAAGCAGTGAAAAGCATGGGGTTTgtccaaaaaaaaccaacattacTTTATGGCTCCATTGAACTCTCCTCCGTGCAAAGCTCACCTGATCCTGTCAGATGTCCCATGGCCCCTGGCGCACACGTGAAGATGAAGCCGGTGATTTTTCCCGGCGGgatttttggttatttttcaaTCCTGTTTTTTATTGTCCCCCTTGTTTCACAAAGCTGCCGAGGCTCCCCGGCCAAGCTTCCTGGCAGCTGATCGGCACCAGTTCCCCCAGGGTTTGGGGTCGTTCTCGGTGGAGCAGGATGAACCTCCATCCCCGGATTTTAGTGCCAAGGTGAGGGACAGGTGGATCCGGGAGTGCTTATTGCCTGTGGACGCTTTGTTGGGCACATGGGAggagcagcggggcagggaccAGGAAGGGGGTGCCGAGCCACGATGTCTtgtgggatggaggagctggaacCATCTGGAAAGGTTTTTTTGCAGGAAGAGCAAGGACCAAGGgggatgggagaagggatgCCATGACAACCTTTGGGGGTTTCCCAGGAAACCATGGTCACCATGGCAACTGCATCACTCCGGTTGGAATTAGTGACTTCCGCTGGAAGGCGTGTTCGCCACTTTAATCTTCTGCTGATAAGCGGCTGCATGTCTTCCAAAGGCTTTgcaaaaagaggaggaaatatCCCTTTGTCTCTGGCTGGGTGGGCTGGAGGCTCCCAGCCATGGCCAGGAGCCCGTCACGGATCCTGCTCCACGCCGACATCGCTCCCTGCGCCAGCGGCTCCCGAAACCATTCCAGTctgcctctcccctccctccccccgcACACATCCCTGCTGCACGGCCACAAACTTGACATTGGAGGAAATAATTCCATCAGGTTACAGGGGAAGGGAATTCAGAATAGAAAACGAGGGCTTAGGgagttttttttctatttaaatcaGCATTGATTGCACTCGGTCTCTGACCAGATTAGAATTTCATAAATGATCTAAcggggagaaaaagggaatcTGGGATGTGCCTGTAATGGCACATCACATGTTTCAATATTAAGCATCATTTAACGATGTGGTAACAGAGACTCTCTGCAGAATTAAATGGTTATTtcctcccagccccctcccagtaCGCTCTGCCTcatgttttcctccttcctccacccAATCCGGGTTTGTTAATCCAACAAGTGATCTTACGTGATGGAAGGGAGATCGGCTACAAGCTGCCCTTAGGGAAAGAGGGGGGAAATTCGGGAGCAAAGCAAGAGGTTCCCCAAAAGcccaaaaagcaaagcagccctGCAACACGTTGCAGAACAAACACCTGTTCTGACAGTGAGTGTGGTTTGTCTTCATCTTCCTTCTCTTTACCCTTTGGCTGTCCTTTTCCTCGGAgaattttaaatccttttacTTTTGGATCTTTAGAAAGGAAGgatctaaaaaaataaaggtataaAAACGAGGGCACACACAGACCGACGATGGTGCATGTTCCACACAACACCGACACACAGTCACTTTGCATTATTATTGGTATTGTCATTGGTATTGTTTCACCGCATCCTCAGATTTTGTTGCTGTTcgtttggtttgggtttgttttaaacATCCGTAAAGATCTTTTTGATGTTCACACAGTTGGGATTGTTTGTGGTTGTGCAGTTGCCTGCTTTAAAGGCAGCCTGTTTGAATGCACTGTGGTTGATCGCCCCTTCCTCAATCACCATGTACTCGGACTTGCTGAGGGTGGAATTGCTGCGAGCCTTCTTCATCTCCTCGCTGGACGagaggtgctggcagctcccgaCATGCATGTACTGGGCTTGTTCCTCACCTTCCGTCTCCCGGTGGTAGAAATAGTTGAAATTGGAGACGATGACGGGCACGGGCAAAGCGATGGTCAGCACCCCCGCGATGGCGCACAGAGACCCCACAATCTTGCCCCCAATGGTGATGGGGTGCATGTCCCCATAGCCCACGGTGGTCATGGTCACCACGGCCCACCAGAAGGCATCGGGGATGCTACTGAACCCCGAGCTGGGATCATCGGCTTCCGCGAAGTAAACGGCGCTGGAGAAGAGGATGACGCcgatgaagaggaagaagatgagCAAGCCCAGCTCCCGCATGCTGGCCTTGAGGGTCTGCCCCAGGATCTGCAACCCCTTGGAGTGCCGGGAGAGCTTGAAGATGCGGAAGACCCTGACGAGGCGGATGACTCTGAGGATGGCCAAGGACATGGCTTGCTGGCCGTTGCCTTGCCGCTCAgccagctccgtgcccagcgTGATGAAGTAGGGGATGATGGCCACAATGTCAATGATGTTCATGATGTTCTTGGAGAAGGTGGCCTTGCTGGGGCAGGCAAAGAAACGGACCAGCAGCTCGAAGGAGAACCAGATGATGCACAAAGTCTCCACCACAAAGAAAGGGTCGGTGAAGGATGACACCATGGAAACAGCCGAGGATGAGGAGTTGGTGAAGGCATCAGGTGGGAGAGGGCCACTGCCTGTCCCAAAGGGCCCTCCAGTTCCCTCATAGTCATGGTCATCCCTGAATTCAGGCAGGGTCTCCAGACAGAAGATGACGATAGAGATAAGGATGACCAGGACAGAGACAATGGCAATGCCTCGGGCCGGCCCAGAGCTCTCGGGGTACTCAAAGAGGAGCCACACCTGGCGCTGAAACTCCTTCTCGGGAAGCGGCCGCTGCTCCTCCCGAATGAAACCCTCGTCCTCCCGAAACttctccatggcctcctccCCCAGCTGGTAGAAGCGGATCTCCTCGGAGAAGATGTCGATGGGGACGTTGACGGGACGCCGGATGCGCCCTCCCGACTGGTAGTAGTAGAGGATGGCGTCGAAGCTGGGACGGTTACGGTCGAAGAAATACTCATTGCGCAGGGGGTCGAAGTAGCGCATCCTCTTCCGGGGGTCCCCCAGCAGCGTCTCGGGGAACTGTGCCAGGGTCTTGAGCTGGGTCTCGAAGCGCAGCCCCGAGATGTTGATCACCACGCGCTCGCAGCACTCGTGCTCCCCCGCGCCCGCGGGCTGCCCGGCGGGCACGGCCGGCGCCGGGGGCTGATCGTAGCGGTCCCCCCCGAGCAGCGCAGGGGGATGCTGGGGCTCCTCCAGCAAAGggtcgccgccgccgccgcctcccaCCACGGTCATGCTGCTTTCCTCCCCTTCTTCgccctcttcctcctgctgctcggGCGCCGGctggggggcggcggggggcggctgCTCGGTGTAGCCCAGGTTGTGGTGGCTGCTGCTCGAGCCGCCCCGCGGCTGCCGGCCGGCGGAGGAGGCGGCCGGAGAGTAGAGCAAGCTCCGGCGCTCGTCCATAAAGGTGTGGGGcggaaaggggggggggggggggggagggaggatcGGAGAGGCGGCAGCCGAagcctcttcttcctcctcttcctcctcttcctcctcctccgggCGGAGAGGGAGCAACAGCCGCCCAACTCCTCCAGCGGCTGCCGCTGCTCTGAAGAGCTGAGGCTCTTCTCAAAAAATccgcccccagccctggcaccgcCTCACTCAGTCACCGCTCTCGGAGACACCCACCAgccccccggccctgcccgcagccccccgcCAGCTGCGGGcaccccctcccctgcccctaCCTGGGGGACCCCCATCCATCCCCCAGCCAGCGCCGAGGGGCTTCAGTCTCCTCCCGGGAGCATCCTTTGCTGCTCAGCGGGCTGCaagcagggagagggttttttcctggcagAACCGCTGCCTAGAAAGAGTTGTTCTGCCCTTCCCCAGGTGAAATGCAATTTTGACTCTGAATTTTGGGGTTTGCCGGTTGGTTTTCAGTCACGGTTTCACGCGGTGGGAGGCTGCGGGCAGTGGGAAGCCGACAGCGTGGCCAGAACCAACAGTTGTTTTGAATCAGCGTCTGGGTTAGGCTGGGGATTGTTTTTCTCTGCCTAGGAGAGCGTGTGCAtgggtgtgtgtgcacacatgtgtgtctgtgtctctgtgtgtccgtgtgcttccccctccccaaataaACCCAGAAGTGAAGCTGAGCCAGCCCTCTACCAAGGAGGTTTCAGGCTGAACCCAAACCTGCATTTCAGACCTTCCATCAAGAAAGCCAAACCCCTTCAATTTCTATTTCTCCCTTCAGTTGATCTTTTTAAGTAAATAGTTCAATTGGGAGtaaaagcaatattttcagGCTAAAACCTCCTCTGCAGGAGCCCAGCCCTGGAAAACACCCCATGCCCAGAGATGTGCGTCAGGGACAACCTCTGATCtctgcacccccagctctgccccagatCCCCATTTTTCCAACTCCCTCCAACAGCAGAAGCACTTTAATCCCCAGCCACGTGCCAAGGGGGGTTTAGGCAATTCAGGGAGCTCCCAGCTTGGGAAAAGTaacagaatgggttgggttgaaAGGGATTTTGAAGCTCATCTCCTTCCatctccctgctgtgggcagggacaccttgcactggACCAAGAGCTCGACCATGAGGGttggggagagcagggaggctACATTCCCTTCCGGAGCCAGACGGGTGGTCCCGCCGTGATGGAGGTTAAAACCCCTCCACCATCCCCACTTGAGCTCATCATCCCGCTTATTTTTaagcagcacagcccccagaAGGTAGGGAGAACAACAGAGGAAAAGATCAATCTTATTTATACTTTAAATCAGAAACAAGTTGTCCAAAATACCCAGATCTGGGGAGGGAACAACAATAGATGTCGGTGCAAGAGCTGGCTCCAGACTCTGCGTGGCAGATGAAGAGTGAGGATGGGGTCTGGCTGAGCTGAGCCCACCGACCCCTTTGCTGACAGAGGGGAAACCCCCTCTGCCACCAGAAACCCAGGAGGATTCCTGAGGGAAGGAGCCACAGCAAGGTGGCACGGGAAGGTGGATGTGCACCCACGCCCCACGCAAGGACAGTCATCTCCAGGCCACATCACCCCACCCCAGACTTGGACACAAGCCCCTTGTTGCCACCTCCGTCCTTGGCTTTAAGCCCCACTTTTGAGACCTGTTTTTCTTGAGGGTGTGGATCTCCTGGGAGGAGGGAGTTGGGGAGTTGCTCCCCCACCATTCCTGCAGCAGTTCATGGTGCTGACCAGCAACATGCTCCCAGTGAGAGCATCCACTCCCCCCTTCCACcccacagcatctcccagccaTGCCAAAACCCAGACAAGGCAGAAAGCAAAGCCCTGGAGCGCCATTAACACTTGAGCTCCGCTTGTTGCTTGCAGGTTGGGAAAAACCCCTGGAAGCAACAGTTCACACCCAAGTCTGAGgcttcattttcatgaaaatgaaataaccaTCATGCCTTCACCACATGTATGTGTGCAGCAGTTAAAAACTTGTCTGGCtcatcccttttccctgctaGGATTTCTGCCAATAAATCAGTGTCGTCTGGTCTAAGGCAAACAAATG
It includes:
- the LOC116455352 gene encoding potassium voltage-gated channel subfamily A member 3-like; the encoded protein is MDERRSLLYSPAASSAGRQPRGGSSSSHHNLGYTEQPPPAAPQPAPEQQEEEGEEGEESSMTVVGGGGGGDPLLEEPQHPPALLGGDRYDQPPAPAVPAGQPAGAGEHECCERVVINISGLRFETQLKTLAQFPETLLGDPRKRMRYFDPLRNEYFFDRNRPSFDAILYYYQSGGRIRRPVNVPIDIFSEEIRFYQLGEEAMEKFREDEGFIREEQRPLPEKEFQRQVWLLFEYPESSGPARGIAIVSVLVILISIVIFCLETLPEFRDDHDYEGTGGPFGTGSGPLPPDAFTNSSSSAVSMVSSFTDPFFVVETLCIIWFSFELLVRFFACPSKATFSKNIMNIIDIVAIIPYFITLGTELAERQGNGQQAMSLAILRVIRLVRVFRIFKLSRHSKGLQILGQTLKASMRELGLLIFFLFIGVILFSSAVYFAEADDPSSGFSSIPDAFWWAVVTMTTVGYGDMHPITIGGKIVGSLCAIAGVLTIALPVPVIVSNFNYFYHRETEGEEQAQYMHVGSCQHLSSSEEMKKARSNSTLSKSEYMVIEEGAINHSAFKQAAFKAGNCTTTNNPNCVNIKKIFTDV